In the genome of Streptomyces sp. NBC_00190, one region contains:
- a CDS encoding tetratricopeptide repeat protein encodes MNAPTTYFEHGTAAERWARAQLFFDAREYATAARILDTLASEAPEQLAPRLLLARAYYHSAQLSRAERELRAILERWPVEDYAQLMLGRTLERSGRAAEARPYLRMAAAMAGEFPE; translated from the coding sequence ATGAACGCGCCGACGACGTACTTCGAGCACGGGACGGCAGCCGAGCGCTGGGCGCGGGCCCAGCTCTTCTTCGACGCGAGGGAGTACGCGACGGCCGCACGCATCCTGGACACGCTCGCGAGCGAGGCCCCGGAGCAGCTGGCGCCCAGGCTGCTGCTGGCCCGCGCCTACTACCACTCCGCCCAGCTCTCCCGCGCCGAGCGCGAGCTCCGCGCCATCCTGGAGCGCTGGCCGGTGGAGGACTACGCGCAGCTGATGCTCGGTCGCACGCTGGAGCGGAGCGGCCGGGCCGCCGAGGCCCGTCCGTACCTGCGGATGGCCGCCGCGATGGCCGGGGAGTTCCCCGAGTAG
- a CDS encoding pirin family protein, which yields MSNLDRQPALSTCGGRGFVVAEPVRELLSPRTVKLGESTEVRRLLPNLGRRMVGAWCFVDHYGPDDIADEPGMQVAPHPHSGLQTVSWLHEGEVLHRDSVGSLATVRPRELGLMTSGRGISHSEESPRPHARFLHGAQLWVALPDAHRDVEPHFQHHAELPHVTAPGLTATVVLGTLDTATSPGSTYSPIVGADLALAAGTETRLPLEPDFEYAVLSMSGEAHVDGVPVVPGSMLYLGCGRTELPLRASSDAGLMLLGGEPFEEEIVMFWNWIGRSNEEIVQARKDWMEGSRYGEVKGYDGPPIPAPQLPPGPLKARGRVR from the coding sequence ATGAGCAATCTCGATCGCCAGCCCGCTCTCTCCACGTGCGGAGGCCGCGGTTTCGTCGTGGCCGAACCGGTACGCGAACTCCTCAGCCCGCGCACCGTCAAGCTCGGGGAGTCCACAGAGGTGCGCCGGCTCCTGCCGAACCTGGGCCGCCGCATGGTGGGCGCCTGGTGCTTCGTGGACCACTACGGCCCGGACGACATCGCGGACGAGCCCGGTATGCAGGTCGCGCCGCATCCGCACTCCGGGCTCCAGACCGTGAGCTGGCTCCACGAGGGCGAGGTGCTGCACCGCGACAGCGTGGGGAGCCTGGCGACGGTGCGTCCGCGCGAGCTGGGTCTGATGACCTCCGGGCGCGGCATCAGCCACTCCGAGGAGAGCCCGCGTCCGCACGCCCGTTTCCTGCACGGCGCCCAGCTGTGGGTGGCCCTGCCGGACGCCCACCGGGACGTGGAACCCCATTTCCAGCACCACGCGGAGCTCCCGCACGTGACCGCCCCGGGCCTGACCGCCACGGTCGTCCTGGGCACCCTGGACACGGCGACTTCGCCCGGGTCCACGTACTCCCCGATCGTCGGTGCGGACCTGGCCCTCGCGGCGGGCACCGAGACGAGGCTCCCCCTGGAGCCGGACTTCGAGTACGCGGTCCTCTCCATGTCCGGCGAGGCCCACGTCGACGGCGTCCCGGTCGTCCCGGGCTCGATGCTCTACCTCGGCTGCGGCCGCACGGAACTCCCCCTGCGGGCCTCGTCGGACGCTGGCCTGATGCTCCTGGGCGGCGAGCCGTTCGAGGAGGAGATCGTCATGTTCTGGAACTGGATCGGCCGCTCCAACGAGGAGATCGTACAGGCGCGCAAGGACTGGATGGAAGGCTCCCGGTACGGCGAAGTGAAGGGCTACGACGGCCCTCCGATCCCTGCGCCGCAGCTCCCGCCGGGGCCTCTGAAAGCGCGTGGTCGGGTGCGCTGA